From one Streptomyces sp. NBC_01478 genomic stretch:
- a CDS encoding M56 family metallopeptidase: MTVCLLLLSVVALSAAVPAPRALTRAVWPEREPVVGLWVWQCLVATVLLCCLAALVLGAAAVFHTVRDHVFAPAPPAVTAAYDLSAAPVWAVALTLSLACGAAWTTAMLARELAEARRRRGQARAHLRERAPDLPAGLPPARGPLLVLEDEYPDAWWMPGHPPQLVVTTGALHRLTGHQLDAVLTHERGHARAHHDWLLHLSTALASGFPRVPVFAHFCDQTHRLVELAADDTASRQCGHLTTALALIELNNHRGVLSCASSHRLLGERVDRLLDPRPRLGRRRRALTTTVAALVPLLPLLIVFAPGLTALG; the protein is encoded by the coding sequence GGCCCGAGCGGGAACCCGTGGTCGGCCTGTGGGTGTGGCAGTGCCTGGTCGCCACGGTCCTGCTCTGCTGCCTGGCCGCCCTGGTCCTCGGCGCCGCCGCCGTCTTCCACACCGTCCGCGATCATGTCTTCGCCCCCGCTCCGCCCGCCGTCACCGCGGCCTACGACCTCTCCGCCGCCCCCGTCTGGGCGGTCGCCCTCACGCTGTCACTGGCGTGCGGGGCCGCCTGGACGACGGCGATGCTCGCCCGCGAACTCGCCGAGGCCCGCCGCCGTCGCGGCCAGGCCCGCGCACATCTCCGCGAACGCGCCCCCGACCTGCCGGCCGGCCTGCCCCCGGCACGCGGCCCCCTCCTGGTCCTGGAGGACGAGTACCCGGACGCCTGGTGGATGCCCGGCCACCCGCCCCAACTGGTCGTCACCACAGGCGCGTTGCACCGCCTCACCGGCCACCAGCTCGACGCGGTCCTCACCCACGAACGCGGTCACGCCCGCGCCCACCACGACTGGCTGCTGCACCTCTCGACCGCGCTGGCCTCCGGTTTCCCGCGTGTCCCCGTGTTCGCCCACTTCTGCGACCAGACGCACCGGCTGGTCGAGTTGGCCGCGGACGACACCGCCTCCCGGCAGTGCGGCCACCTGACCACGGCGCTGGCCCTGATCGAACTGAACAACCACCGAGGCGTCCTCTCCTGCGCCTCCAGCCACCGCCTCCTCGGCGAACGAGTGGACCGCCTCCTGGACCCCCGCCCGAGACTGGGCCGCCGACGCCGCGCCCTGACGACGACAGTGGCGGCACTGGTCCCACTGCTGCCCCTACTAATCGTGTTCGCACCGGGGCTTACGGCTCTGGGCTGA